DNA sequence from the Brachybacterium sp. P6-10-X1 genome:
GCGCAGCGCCGGCCGCGGCGTGATGGCCGCGTTCCTCGCCGCCCGCGCCGTCGAGGCGCCCGACGCCGTGATCGGGCGGCTCCTCGCCCCCTACGCCGCCCTCCAGGTCCCCATGACCTACCAGGACTACCCGATCGTGACCCCGGTGAACATCGCCGCCGCGCATCGGGCGGGCTGCGAGATGCACGTGTGGACGGTCGACGACCCCGCGACCATGCGGGAACTCCTGGTCACCGGCGTGGATGGTATCATCACCAATCGGGTCGATCTGCTCTGCGAGCTGCTCGACGCCGCGTGAGCACCCCGCGCCGGGAACAGATCGGATCCCGCGGGCGTTGCCGCCACTGAGACCTCATCGGGCGGGATCCCGTCCGCCCACCATCCGGCAGGAAGCGAGAACCGCATGAACAGCCGCAGCCTGCGAGGCACCCGACTGGGCTCCCTCTCCATGGAGACCGACGAAGGCGTCCTCGCCGCACCGCGCCAGGAGGCCGTCTACGACTGCCCCAACGGCCACACCATCGTCCTCCCCTTCTCGGTCGAGGCCGACGTGCCCGCCGTCTGGGAGTGCCGTTGCGGTGCCTCAGCGCTGCTGCGCGATCACGAGCGGCCCGAGGCGAAGGCCGGCAAGCCGGTGCGCACCCATTGGGACATGCTCCTCGAGCGCCGCAGC
Encoded proteins:
- a CDS encoding RNA polymerase-binding protein RbpA, whose product is MNSRSLRGTRLGSLSMETDEGVLAAPRQEAVYDCPNGHTIVLPFSVEADVPAVWECRCGASALLRDHERPEAKAGKPVRTHWDMLLERRSEEDLQVLLDQRLALLRSGRLHQRRNL